A portion of the Pseudomonas sp. GR 6-02 genome contains these proteins:
- a CDS encoding IclR family transcriptional regulator, translated as MATLRESEQLPVQDIDSKGSSLERMLRVLDLFTEESPIWAVDDMGGALGFTRSTIYRYVRELAEANLLFQVGAGRYALGARIITWDRQLRLSDPLVRAAQSLEPSLPRWSEQQIWLICRLFKDQVVCIHQYGDLFSEVSYSRGSPRPLFLGATSKAILANMTSRQHSQLFLENPDEVRASNLGQTWEQFRRSLQRLRHQGYVASAGEVDAGVYGLAAPIFDGDGKVVGSISCVRPIQERDSTQEEQQGQQVLALAQNLSQLMAALANRPKPLD; from the coding sequence ATGGCCACACTACGCGAATCGGAACAATTGCCGGTGCAGGATATCGACAGTAAAGGTTCTAGCCTGGAGCGCATGCTGCGGGTACTCGATCTGTTTACCGAAGAGAGTCCGATCTGGGCTGTCGATGACATGGGCGGTGCATTGGGGTTTACCCGTTCAACCATCTACCGCTATGTGCGCGAACTGGCCGAGGCCAACTTGTTGTTCCAGGTCGGGGCCGGACGTTACGCCCTGGGCGCGAGAATCATTACCTGGGACCGTCAGTTGCGACTGAGCGACCCTTTGGTGCGCGCCGCACAATCATTGGAGCCAAGCCTCCCACGCTGGAGCGAGCAGCAGATCTGGCTGATCTGCCGCCTGTTCAAGGACCAGGTGGTCTGCATTCATCAATACGGCGATTTGTTCAGCGAGGTCAGCTACTCACGCGGCTCACCGAGGCCGTTGTTCCTGGGGGCGACCTCCAAGGCCATCCTCGCCAACATGACCTCGCGTCAACACAGCCAACTCTTCCTGGAAAACCCCGATGAGGTGCGCGCCAGCAACCTTGGTCAGACCTGGGAACAGTTCCGCCGCTCGCTGCAGCGTCTTCGTCATCAGGGCTATGTGGCCAGCGCCGGCGAAGTCGACGCTGGCGTCTATGGCCTCGCCGCTCCGATCTTCGATGGCGATGGCAAAGTCGTCGGCAGCATCAGCTGCGTGCGCCCGATTCAGGAACGTGACAGCACTCAGGAAGAACAGCAAGGACAGCAGGTCCTCGCCCTGGCGCAAAACCTGTCGCAACTCATGGCTGCACTCGCCAACCGCCCCAAGCCATTGGACTGA
- a CDS encoding VOC family protein produces the protein MQTLQTCTPARLCYLHLASKEPQRQIDFYRRMLDMEGLAQPDGSWILSGPQRAMLVSPADHSGLLAAAYALGDQARLGELRARLNENGCAVEDIDSPLLEPDAFVLRDPQGRQTIFGVSRIDPGVDRQGMPGRLQHVVFQTTELEAMIDFYVNKVGFTVSDNVVDEQTGQLMVCFLRSDDEHHSLAFFRGSKNEWDHHCYETNEWNDIRDWGDRFAKERITIFFGPGRHGPGNNLFFMVVDADRNRLEFSAELEMTDAARQPGVWPQEEYTLNSWGRAWIRS, from the coding sequence ATGCAAACCCTACAGACCTGCACCCCTGCACGCCTGTGCTACCTGCATCTGGCGAGCAAAGAGCCGCAACGACAAATCGATTTCTACCGGCGCATGCTGGACATGGAAGGCCTGGCACAGCCCGATGGCAGCTGGATACTCAGTGGCCCGCAACGCGCCATGCTCGTGTCGCCCGCCGATCACAGCGGCCTGCTTGCGGCGGCCTATGCCCTGGGCGATCAGGCTCGGCTGGGAGAACTGCGCGCCCGCCTGAACGAGAACGGCTGTGCTGTCGAAGACATCGACTCGCCGTTGCTCGAACCGGATGCCTTTGTGCTTCGTGACCCTCAAGGCCGACAAACGATATTTGGCGTGTCCCGCATTGATCCCGGTGTCGACCGTCAAGGCATGCCGGGCCGCTTGCAGCACGTGGTATTCCAGACCACTGAACTGGAAGCCATGATCGATTTCTACGTCAATAAGGTCGGGTTTACGGTATCGGACAATGTCGTCGACGAGCAGACCGGCCAGCTCATGGTGTGCTTCCTGCGCTCGGACGATGAACATCATTCGCTGGCATTTTTCCGCGGTTCGAAAAACGAATGGGATCACCACTGCTACGAAACCAATGAATGGAATGACATCCGCGACTGGGGTGATCGCTTCGCCAAGGAACGCATCACCATTTTCTTCGGCCCCGGCCGGCATGGGCCGGGCAACAATCTGTTCTTTATGGTCGTCGATGCCGATCGCAACCGCCTGGAGTTTTCCGCCGAACTCGAAATGACCGATGCCGCCCGCCAACCCGGTGTCTGGCCTCAAGAGGAATACACGCTCAATTCCTGGGGACGCGCCTGGATCAGGAGCTGA
- a CDS encoding MFS transporter, with protein MNALDSIDSKKSLAAICLMMVISLGTLQIQPILGGAFIDQLGLPLNAIGAIFAAELIAMAVACGVCAMLMASVDRRRFALIALLMLVLGNLASAQLHSQGLLLICRMICGASGGAVMAVVYATAALRTSKDSTFAVINIGNLLWGMLLVSSMPVILKSFGVAGAFYLLAIASALAMVGSWRVPRSYPEAHRAASGSVPPFGLTSILLLMLFTLLFFGHSALWVYQERIGKSIGLEPQQIGGILGGSILAGALGAALAGLIGRRLGLLFPQLLSFGTALIATLVMVYGNTPVAFAVTACLIHAVWFFSLPYLLSMAAELDPSGRLAGLGNAAIFVGQGLGPFGAALVVGEGQFRAVGWLAASAYLTALLISCLLVARFRRDAKPCATALSPQST; from the coding sequence ATGAACGCGCTCGACTCCATTGACAGTAAAAAATCATTGGCCGCTATCTGCCTGATGATGGTCATTTCCTTAGGGACGTTGCAAATCCAGCCTATTCTGGGCGGAGCCTTTATCGACCAACTCGGTTTGCCACTGAATGCCATCGGCGCCATTTTTGCGGCAGAACTGATTGCAATGGCCGTCGCCTGCGGCGTTTGCGCCATGTTGATGGCCAGCGTCGACCGGCGCCGCTTTGCCCTGATTGCCTTGCTGATGCTGGTACTCGGCAATCTGGCCAGTGCTCAACTGCATAGCCAGGGGTTGTTACTGATCTGCCGAATGATATGCGGCGCAAGCGGTGGCGCGGTCATGGCCGTTGTCTATGCCACCGCAGCCCTGCGCACATCCAAGGATTCGACGTTCGCGGTGATAAACATCGGCAACCTGCTCTGGGGGATGCTGCTCGTGAGTTCCATGCCGGTGATTCTGAAATCATTCGGCGTGGCCGGGGCGTTTTATCTCTTGGCCATCGCCAGTGCCCTGGCGATGGTTGGTAGCTGGAGAGTGCCGAGGAGCTATCCCGAGGCACATCGGGCAGCGAGCGGCTCGGTCCCGCCTTTCGGGCTCACATCGATCTTACTGCTGATGCTTTTTACGCTGCTGTTTTTTGGCCATTCCGCACTGTGGGTTTACCAAGAGCGCATCGGTAAAAGCATTGGCCTGGAACCGCAACAGATCGGTGGAATACTGGGGGGCAGCATCCTTGCCGGTGCCCTTGGAGCGGCACTGGCCGGACTTATCGGCAGACGCCTTGGGTTGCTGTTTCCGCAACTACTGAGCTTCGGCACGGCGCTGATTGCGACTCTGGTCATGGTCTATGGCAATACCCCTGTCGCATTTGCGGTCACTGCCTGCCTGATCCATGCAGTATGGTTTTTCAGTCTGCCTTACTTACTGTCCATGGCGGCCGAGCTGGACCCTTCCGGCCGACTGGCCGGGCTGGGTAACGCCGCGATTTTCGTTGGTCAGGGGCTCGGCCCGTTTGGCGCGGCACTCGTGGTAGGCGAAGGACAGTTCCGCGCCGTCGGATGGCTGGCGGCCTCGGCCTACCTGACAGCCCTGCTTATCTCGTGTCTGCTCGTTGCACGTTTTCGTCGTGACGCGAAGCCTTGCGCAACAGCACTGTCGCCTCAGTCGACCTGA
- a CDS encoding carotenoid oxygenase family protein: MTTPFPQTPEFSGALYAPSRIEAEVFDLEIEGTLPASIRGAFYQVAPDPQYPPMLGSDIFFNGDGMVSAFYFADGKVSIRRRYVITDRLMAQRREGRSLNGIYRNVYTNDPLAAKNNTTANTSVVAHNGVLLALKEDAMPWAMDLETLETLGEWHFDGQIESATFTAHPKLDPVTGNLLAFSYEAKGDGTPDLAYFELSPDGKLLHQIWFQAPYAAMVHDFAVTEHYVVFPLIPLTTDLERMKKGGQHFQWQPDLPQLFAVVPRNGRAEDVRWFKGPKDGFQGHTLNAFDEGDKVYVDMPVTGGNIFYFFPQADGHVPPPETLAASLMRWTFDLTSTQEDIQPQPLTDYPCEFPRCDDRYIGRKYEHGFVLAFDPERPYNPANGPIPFQFFNLLAHVNLKTGTTDAWFPGDSGCFQEPIFIPRSPDAQEADGYVVSVLNHIADGRSELVVLDSRDMENGPIARIKVPFRMRMSLHGCWVPSKQ, translated from the coding sequence ATGACCACCCCGTTTCCCCAAACCCCTGAATTTTCCGGCGCGCTCTATGCACCCAGTCGGATAGAAGCCGAGGTGTTCGACCTGGAGATTGAAGGCACCCTTCCCGCTTCGATCCGTGGCGCTTTTTATCAGGTTGCGCCAGACCCGCAATACCCGCCGATGCTGGGCTCGGATATTTTCTTCAATGGCGACGGAATGGTCAGCGCGTTCTACTTTGCCGATGGCAAGGTGTCGATACGACGTCGCTACGTAATAACCGACCGGTTGATGGCTCAGCGCCGCGAAGGTCGCTCGCTCAATGGAATCTATCGCAACGTCTACACCAATGATCCACTGGCGGCGAAGAACAACACCACCGCCAATACCAGCGTTGTCGCTCATAACGGTGTGCTGCTTGCACTCAAAGAAGATGCCATGCCCTGGGCAATGGATCTTGAAACACTTGAAACCCTCGGCGAGTGGCATTTTGACGGGCAGATCGAATCAGCGACGTTCACCGCCCACCCCAAGCTCGACCCGGTAACAGGAAACCTCTTGGCCTTCAGCTACGAAGCCAAAGGCGACGGCACACCTGACCTGGCCTATTTCGAACTGTCGCCCGACGGAAAGCTGTTGCACCAAATCTGGTTCCAGGCGCCGTACGCGGCCATGGTTCATGATTTCGCGGTGACTGAACACTACGTGGTGTTCCCGCTGATTCCGTTGACGACCGACCTCGAGCGTATGAAGAAAGGTGGCCAGCATTTCCAATGGCAACCCGATCTGCCTCAGCTCTTCGCCGTCGTACCACGCAATGGGCGCGCGGAGGACGTTCGATGGTTCAAGGGCCCCAAGGACGGTTTCCAGGGCCATACGCTCAACGCGTTCGATGAGGGCGACAAGGTTTACGTAGACATGCCGGTCACCGGCGGGAATATCTTTTACTTCTTTCCCCAGGCCGACGGTCATGTCCCGCCACCCGAAACACTGGCGGCCAGCTTGATGCGCTGGACCTTCGACCTGACCAGCACGCAGGAGGACATTCAACCGCAGCCATTGACGGATTACCCCTGCGAATTCCCAAGGTGCGATGACCGCTACATCGGTCGAAAATATGAGCACGGCTTTGTGCTCGCGTTCGATCCAGAGCGCCCGTACAACCCCGCGAATGGGCCGATTCCGTTTCAATTCTTCAATCTGCTGGCCCATGTGAACCTGAAAACAGGCACCACCGATGCCTGGTTTCCCGGTGACAGCGGATGCTTCCAGGAGCCCATTTTCATTCCGCGCTCCCCTGATGCGCAGGAGGCGGATGGCTACGTCGTTTCCGTTCTCAATCACATCGCGGACGGTCGCAGCGAGCTTGTAGTTCTGGATTCTCGTGACATGGAGAATGGCCCCATTGCACGAATCAAAGTGCCGTTCCGGATGCGCATGTCGCTGCATGGTTGCTGGGTGCCGAGCAAACAATGA
- a CDS encoding bifunctional 3-(3-hydroxy-phenyl)propionate/3-hydroxycinnamic acid hydroxylase has product MTPLKKISTHVLIIGAGPTGLTLANLLGQADVDTLIIDRKPDTVTEPRAVSIDDESLRTMQAVGLDEAVLRDVVPGYGVHYFTRPGGRCFGKVEPTGKLYGFPKRNAFRQPLFEHTLKMGLERFANLKARFSHELLEFSQDKHGVRALIRDADGETVEVHAAYLVACDGGRSPVRKQLGIEMVGSSFSSRWLVVDTDQDDDPFWQTRVYCDARRPVVEVPGPHRTRRFEFLLKPDETDEQVLGDARLQALLYPFKGNTPASIVRKTVYTFHARVAERWQVNRVFLAGDAAHLTPPYAGQGMNSGVRDAHNLAWKLIGVLKGKMAETALLSYESERRDHAWALIRLALNLGVVMAPATVLRAHLISGAFALIGLLPPLRDYFLQMRFKPKPRFTKGLVLTEGKAGKLSCGHMFPQPMLTDAQGQEILLDDSIGAGFALIQYGDYSRQRIDELQHGLWFHLEAKRILILPEPVKNMPSMPGCMVLHDRQGLLKEILGDSNTFLLLRPDRYIAAIFDKAGETKAAESLQLLFGIAQARNQKAESSIAPVFP; this is encoded by the coding sequence ATGACACCCCTCAAAAAAATCAGTACACACGTCTTGATCATCGGCGCCGGGCCCACCGGGCTGACCCTGGCCAACTTGCTTGGCCAAGCCGATGTGGACACCTTGATCATTGATCGCAAGCCGGACACCGTGACCGAGCCGCGGGCCGTTTCGATCGATGACGAATCCTTGCGCACCATGCAGGCCGTCGGACTGGATGAAGCCGTGTTGCGAGATGTAGTGCCGGGCTATGGCGTGCACTACTTCACTCGGCCCGGTGGCCGCTGCTTCGGCAAAGTCGAGCCCACCGGCAAGTTGTATGGGTTCCCCAAGCGCAATGCATTTCGCCAGCCACTGTTTGAACACACCCTGAAAATGGGCCTCGAGCGCTTTGCCAACCTGAAGGCACGGTTCAGCCATGAGCTGCTGGAATTCAGTCAGGATAAGCATGGCGTGCGCGCACTGATCCGTGACGCAGACGGCGAAACTGTCGAAGTCCATGCGGCCTATCTGGTCGCCTGCGACGGTGGTCGTAGCCCGGTGCGCAAGCAACTCGGAATCGAGATGGTTGGCTCGAGCTTCTCCTCGCGCTGGCTGGTGGTCGACACTGATCAGGATGACGATCCGTTCTGGCAAACACGTGTGTACTGCGATGCACGCCGTCCCGTCGTTGAAGTACCCGGCCCCCACCGCACACGCCGCTTCGAGTTTCTGCTCAAGCCGGACGAAACCGATGAGCAGGTACTCGGCGATGCTCGCCTGCAAGCGTTACTTTATCCCTTCAAGGGCAACACCCCGGCGTCCATCGTGCGCAAGACCGTTTATACCTTCCACGCCCGGGTTGCCGAACGGTGGCAAGTGAACCGCGTGTTTCTCGCCGGCGATGCCGCGCATCTGACTCCGCCTTATGCCGGACAGGGCATGAACAGCGGTGTTCGCGATGCCCATAACCTGGCCTGGAAACTGATCGGCGTGCTGAAGGGCAAAATGGCTGAAACGGCTCTACTGTCTTACGAAAGCGAGCGTCGCGATCACGCCTGGGCATTGATCAGACTGGCCTTGAACCTCGGCGTGGTCATGGCGCCGGCAACTGTCTTGCGCGCTCATTTGATCAGCGGTGCATTTGCTTTGATCGGCCTGCTGCCGCCGTTGCGGGACTATTTCCTGCAAATGCGCTTCAAGCCTAAACCCCGATTCACCAAAGGGCTGGTGCTGACCGAAGGTAAAGCCGGGAAACTGTCCTGCGGACACATGTTCCCTCAACCGATGCTCACCGATGCTCAAGGCCAGGAAATTCTGCTCGATGACTCGATCGGTGCCGGCTTCGCCTTGATTCAGTACGGCGATTACAGCCGCCAACGCATCGACGAACTCCAGCATGGCTTGTGGTTCCACCTCGAAGCCAAGCGCATTCTGATCCTTCCCGAGCCTGTCAAAAACATGCCTTCGATGCCTGGCTGCATGGTGCTTCATGACCGCCAGGGTTTGCTCAAAGAAATACTGGGCGATTCAAACACGTTCTTGCTGCTGCGCCCGGATCGCTATATCGCCGCCATTTTCGATAAGGCCGGCGAAACAAAGGCTGCCGAATCTTTGCAGTTGCTGTTCGGCATCGCACAGGCGCGAAACCAAAAAGCCGAATCAAGCATCGCGCCAGTCTTTCCCTGA
- a CDS encoding fumarylacetoacetate hydrolase family protein — MKLASFIVQGRSTYGVVDGEHVIDLESVKQTFGTDLKQAIANNRLAELSHEVLASLPRIPLAEVTFLPVIPNPGKVLCIGINYATHVRETGREMPTYPMIFTRFADSQTAHLQPIVRPKASHKLDFEGELAVVIGKPARHVKQADALDYVAGYTCYNDGSVRDWQKHTIQFVPGKNFPNTGGFGPWLVTRDEIGDPQDLELTTRLNGEVMQHTSTSDMIFDVRALIEYCSTFTELAPGDVIVSGTTGGVGAFREPPVWMKPGDEVEIEISRIGILRNSIVDEQ, encoded by the coding sequence ATGAAACTCGCGAGCTTTATTGTTCAAGGCCGTAGCACCTACGGCGTCGTCGATGGCGAGCATGTCATCGATCTGGAGTCGGTCAAGCAAACCTTCGGCACCGATCTCAAGCAGGCTATCGCCAACAATCGCCTGGCCGAACTGAGCCACGAGGTCCTCGCGAGCCTGCCTCGTATCCCATTGGCTGAAGTAACTTTTCTCCCCGTCATCCCGAACCCGGGCAAAGTGCTGTGCATTGGCATCAACTACGCCACACACGTACGTGAAACCGGTCGTGAGATGCCGACCTACCCGATGATTTTCACTCGTTTCGCTGACAGCCAGACTGCCCACCTGCAACCCATCGTTCGCCCGAAGGCCTCGCACAAGCTTGATTTTGAAGGCGAGCTGGCGGTGGTGATCGGCAAACCGGCGCGTCACGTCAAGCAAGCCGACGCGCTGGACTATGTCGCCGGTTACACCTGCTACAACGACGGCAGTGTCCGCGACTGGCAGAAACACACCATTCAATTCGTTCCGGGCAAGAACTTCCCGAACACCGGCGGCTTTGGACCTTGGCTGGTCACCCGCGACGAGATCGGCGATCCGCAGGACCTGGAACTGACTACCCGCCTCAATGGCGAAGTCATGCAGCACACCAGCACCAGCGACATGATTTTCGATGTCCGCGCACTGATCGAATATTGCTCCACCTTCACCGAACTGGCCCCCGGCGATGTGATTGTCAGCGGCACCACCGGCGGCGTCGGCGCGTTCCGTGAACCGCCGGTATGGATGAAACCGGGCGATGAAGTCGAGATCGAAATTTCGCGAATCGGCATCCTGCGCAACAGCATCGTCGACGAGCAGTAA
- a CDS encoding substrate-binding periplasmic protein codes for MSGSSRISTARTKTLCRLCLSISLLIACHASGAPLPLELYIPDAPPLTFVDGSKGHGMVGEAVMTAIANAGYVAHVHVLPWARSQKHVSETQDILIAPLSRTQEREDRFTWIAPIMPMERAFFSLDRPVSSFEQAKQTYRGIGVGLGSAQEEILREQGFSDEQIHPLTIGDNPAQMLLKGRIDAWFNGVPESRYIWPKVSEHTLHMSPVMSSVDLYLACSKQCSAQLVQDLRAAVETLRDDGTLARIQKRYLSP; via the coding sequence ATGAGCGGGAGTTCACGGATCTCAACTGCCCGTACAAAGACGCTTTGCAGGTTGTGCCTGTCGATCTCGCTGCTGATTGCCTGTCACGCGAGTGGCGCGCCCTTGCCGCTCGAACTGTATATCCCGGACGCTCCACCCCTGACGTTCGTCGATGGCTCCAAAGGCCACGGCATGGTCGGCGAGGCCGTGATGACCGCCATTGCCAACGCCGGCTATGTCGCGCATGTCCATGTGCTTCCCTGGGCCAGATCGCAGAAACATGTCAGCGAGACTCAGGACATCCTGATCGCCCCTTTGTCACGCACGCAGGAACGTGAAGATCGCTTCACCTGGATCGCGCCGATCATGCCCATGGAGCGTGCTTTTTTCAGCCTTGACCGGCCGGTGAGCAGCTTCGAGCAAGCGAAACAAACCTACCGGGGGATCGGCGTCGGCCTGGGCAGTGCGCAGGAGGAAATCCTCCGTGAACAAGGCTTCAGCGACGAGCAGATCCACCCCCTGACCATTGGCGACAACCCCGCGCAGATGCTCTTGAAAGGTCGCATCGATGCCTGGTTCAACGGTGTCCCGGAGAGTCGATACATCTGGCCGAAAGTGTCTGAACATACACTGCACATGAGCCCCGTCATGAGCAGTGTGGACCTCTACCTGGCTTGCTCGAAGCAGTGCTCCGCCCAACTGGTGCAAGACTTGCGCGCGGCGGTTGAAACGCTTCGCGATGACGGCACCCTGGCGCGCATACAAAAGCGCTATTTGTCGCCATAG
- a CDS encoding helix-turn-helix domain-containing protein: MSHLACVSTDQVVRSDRLMKWKEFMSDHLGRTPDYIKRLESTFIDPLHNSNFQGRLEYGDLGQLGFCRMTASAHRYSRHLSKAVDSPDTPRMLILQIAGVSHFEQGRHCSALAPDEMLLVDSGQPFSVTSTQGCEHFILLFKGPARQPPQAGDVHLNGRNGLGRMLMHLISDAYSQYPLLNNHSAELIGNSIVGLLDNALKNKQEEKQLEHDFRFFKQNRLKAYIERHLADRDLTIERIASVEQCSVRSLHRAFQEELGCSISEYIWQRRLSRCAEDLRSREHAHRSLTDIAFAWGYGSSAHFSRQFKSAFGISPKLFRDTQARS, encoded by the coding sequence ATGAGTCATTTAGCCTGTGTGTCCACCGATCAGGTTGTTCGCTCCGACCGGCTGATGAAGTGGAAAGAGTTCATGAGCGATCACTTGGGGCGCACGCCGGACTACATCAAGCGTCTGGAATCGACATTCATCGACCCGTTGCATAACAGCAACTTTCAAGGCCGGCTGGAATATGGTGATCTGGGTCAGCTCGGCTTCTGCCGCATGACCGCCAGTGCCCATCGCTACTCACGCCATCTGAGCAAAGCGGTCGACTCACCCGATACGCCGCGCATGCTGATTCTGCAGATCGCCGGCGTCAGTCATTTCGAACAAGGTCGGCACTGCAGCGCATTAGCGCCTGACGAGATGCTGTTGGTCGACAGCGGCCAGCCCTTCAGCGTCACCAGCACTCAAGGTTGCGAACATTTTATCCTGCTCTTCAAGGGGCCGGCCCGACAGCCACCGCAAGCGGGCGATGTTCACCTGAACGGGCGCAATGGATTGGGCCGCATGTTGATGCATCTGATCAGTGATGCGTACAGCCAGTACCCACTGCTCAACAATCATTCGGCCGAACTGATCGGCAACAGCATCGTGGGGCTTCTGGATAACGCCCTGAAGAACAAACAGGAAGAAAAACAACTCGAACACGATTTCCGCTTCTTCAAGCAAAACCGCCTCAAGGCGTATATCGAGCGCCACCTGGCCGACCGCGACCTGACCATCGAGCGCATCGCCAGCGTCGAGCAATGCTCGGTGCGCAGTTTGCACCGCGCCTTTCAGGAGGAGCTCGGCTGCAGTATCAGCGAATACATCTGGCAACGGCGCCTGTCGCGCTGCGCCGAAGATCTGCGCAGCCGGGAACATGCCCATCGCTCACTCACCGACATCGCCTTTGCCTGGGGCTATGGCAGCAGTGCTCATTTCAGCAGACAGTTCAAATCGGCATTCGGCATATCGCCCAAGCTGTTCCGCGATACCCAGGCCCGATCCTGA
- a CDS encoding aldehyde dehydrogenase family protein, with amino-acid sequence MTTQHLPLYAINGDQYINGTWRTGRSSRRLDDRNPFNGEQLLEMPLASIADLDDAYQAAHRAQTAWAQLHPTQRSAQLEKLAHVILNRRDEIIDWLIRESGSTRIKASMEWQFTLNLVRECATLPMQVEGRILTSYKPGEQSFVFREPLGVVGVISPWNFPLYLSMRSVVPALALGNTVVLKPASDTAVTGGLLIAHLFEDAGFPEGSLNVVVGAGSEIGDAFVEHPVPSLISFTGSTDVGRNVGRIATGGKHIKRVALELGGNAPLVVLDDADIDIAAHAAVVGRFLHQGQICMSVNRVIVNRSLYADFTALVVERVRKLKTGDPAHADTVIGPVVNQNQLDGLLRKIDAAENAGLKRLCGGPASGLVLPAHVFGEVGVDQELARDETFGPLLPLLIAENEAHALELANASEYGLSSAVFTRDMARGLNFARGIVAGMTHINDITVDDQPNAPFGGEKNSGLGRFNGHYALDEFTRAHWVTWQPGSHHYPF; translated from the coding sequence ATGACGACTCAACATTTGCCCCTCTACGCCATCAACGGCGACCAATACATCAATGGCACCTGGCGTACAGGTCGTTCCTCGCGGCGCCTGGATGACCGTAACCCCTTCAATGGCGAGCAACTGCTGGAAATGCCACTGGCCTCGATTGCCGATCTCGACGATGCCTATCAGGCTGCACATCGTGCGCAAACAGCGTGGGCACAGCTGCATCCGACGCAGCGCAGCGCGCAACTGGAGAAACTCGCTCATGTCATCCTGAACCGCCGCGATGAAATCATCGACTGGCTGATTCGTGAGTCCGGCAGCACGCGCATCAAGGCGAGCATGGAATGGCAGTTCACCCTGAACCTGGTGCGTGAGTGCGCAACGTTGCCGATGCAGGTTGAAGGACGGATCCTGACGAGCTACAAGCCCGGTGAACAGAGCTTTGTCTTCCGTGAACCGCTGGGTGTTGTCGGGGTGATCAGCCCATGGAATTTTCCGTTGTACCTGAGCATGCGTTCGGTGGTCCCGGCACTCGCGCTTGGCAACACAGTGGTGCTTAAACCCGCCAGCGACACGGCCGTAACAGGCGGCCTGCTGATTGCTCATTTGTTCGAAGACGCAGGCTTCCCGGAGGGTTCGCTCAATGTCGTGGTCGGTGCAGGTTCGGAGATTGGCGATGCCTTCGTCGAACACCCGGTGCCAAGCCTGATTTCCTTCACCGGCTCAACCGATGTCGGTCGCAATGTCGGCCGGATTGCGACTGGCGGCAAACACATCAAGCGCGTTGCGCTGGAGTTGGGCGGCAATGCTCCACTGGTGGTCCTGGATGACGCGGATATTGATATAGCCGCGCACGCAGCAGTGGTCGGGCGTTTCCTGCATCAGGGCCAGATCTGCATGAGCGTCAACCGGGTGATCGTCAACCGCTCGCTGTATGCGGACTTCACCGCGCTGGTGGTGGAGCGAGTGCGCAAGCTCAAGACCGGCGACCCGGCCCACGCAGACACCGTGATCGGGCCGGTGGTCAATCAGAACCAGCTCGATGGCCTGTTGCGTAAAATCGATGCCGCCGAGAATGCGGGCCTCAAGCGGTTGTGTGGCGGCCCAGCGTCCGGGTTGGTGTTGCCTGCGCATGTCTTCGGTGAAGTCGGGGTCGATCAGGAACTGGCACGTGATGAAACCTTCGGGCCGTTGCTGCCGCTGCTGATCGCAGAAAACGAAGCGCATGCGTTGGAGTTGGCCAACGCCAGCGAATATGGCCTGTCCAGCGCGGTATTCACCCGGGACATGGCCCGAGGCTTGAACTTCGCCCGTGGCATCGTGGCCGGGATGACCCATATCAACGACATCACCGTCGACGACCAGCCCAATGCGCCCTTCGGCGGCGAAAAGAACTCCGGCCTCGGGCGTTTCAATGGTCACTACGCCCTGGATGAATTCACCCGCGCCCATTGGGTCACCTGGCAACCGGGGAGCCACCACTACCCTTTCTGA